DNA sequence from the Halichoerus grypus chromosome 8, mHalGry1.hap1.1, whole genome shotgun sequence genome:
TTGAGCAACTTTTAGCACTTTGAACTTGGAAGAGATGTTAGCTCCTTTGAGCCTCAATGTCTTAATTTATCAAATGCCGTTTCAGCGGGATACTATGTGACTGTCTTTGTCCCACTTAGGCTTTTGAAGTGTCCTAGAACGTGTAGGTGGACTGGCAGAGCTAGCGGACTCGGAGGGTGAGAGAACGTCCCATCCGTACCCGGTGCTGCAACCCGTCAGCTGAGACCCTTCCCGGGCCAGCTGCAAaatgcccctgccccagctgtcTCCCCCAGGTGTCCTTCCTGATTCTCACTCCCTCACTTCCCCGAGGCAGAAACGAAACTTTCCTTGCACTCCTATGGCCCCTCATCAGCACATCTGCAAAGCTACTTGTCCCATTCTTCCTATGGCgatttgttttcatgaattacCTTCTCTTTTAGATTGGGTTTGCTGGAGGGAGGAAAGGATGTGAGTCCTTCATGACTGTGCTATCTTAAGAGACACTAAGCAAGGTCAACTACCAAGTGCATTCCGTCAGCAGCAAGCTCCAGGTCGTCCGAAGGCAACTGCCTGTTCTTCCTAATCataaaatactgctttaaaaACGTTGGCtccagcattaaaaaaacaaaaaacaaaaaaagaaaacaaaaaacccaaaaatccaaaaccaaaaaacGTTGGCTCCTGCATATTCTAGCTTTATCAAGAGTTCTTGCAAGCCACAGGCTTGTCCTGTCGCTTGGAGactggaagaagaggaggaggggggaatgCTGTAAAACCCATAGAGACAGGACTGCCTCAACCCTGCAAACAGAAAGATGCTAACGGGGTAGATTTCTCACTTTTGAGGCACTGACGTCGTGAGTaattctcccttccctctttcctccatGTTACTTTGGTCTCCAAATTTCCGCATGGAGGATGCACTGTCTTAGGGTTAAGGTGGGTCCATTCAAAAGCTCCTCTTTGCTGTCTCAACAAGTGAGGGATACTTTACTTGCAGGGCAGTTTTCgtttggattaaaaaaagaaagaaggaaaaaatgttttaaatgtttagcaCCTGAGGGTTGGAGTTTGTCCACCTGCCTGCATTGCAATTAAATTCAGGGGAAATCACGGACTCCAGGCGCCTCCATCCCtccagcgccccccacccccggccacgcgcctctccccaacccccccccccccaggctcctGGGCTGCCGCTGATTGGCCAGCAGGCCCCGCACCTGGCCAATCGCTCGGGGCCGGTTGTCATGGCGACGAGGCACGCTAACACTGCGGGTGTCGCAGGGAGCCGGCTCGCTGGCCGCTGAGACCGCAGGATGGCGCAGAACCTGTATGGTCCCCGAGTGCGAATGGGCAACTGGAACGAGGACATCTACCTGGAGGAGGTACGCAGGTGCGGCGGGCGCGGCTCGCCCGCTCCTCAGggaccccccgccccgccccaagtCCGGCGGCCGGGGCTCCTTTCTAACCCAGCAGACACCCCATACCTCTAACATCCCACCCGGATCTGAACGCCCTGGGAGGTTCCCCGGCTGTCCCACAAACCGGGTCTCACACCCGTCCACTCTCTCTAGGGGTCCCTTGGTCTCCCAAACTCTGTGCCTCCCCTTAGCGTGCCCCACCGAGTTCTCTCCATCCCTACAGACTTCAGGGTTTCCGAGGCTGAGGTCGGGGTGAGGAGGAGGCAGGCTCTATGTGAAGGCAgtgccccccccactccccaccccatcaTACACACACCCTCCTAGGTGTCCCTGTGGTGTCCTTTCCCCTGACATCACACTCAGACAAGGCCTTGGGCCATCAGGTGTCCCAtctagctgggggtggggggaggggtggataaCCAGGGGAGACCTCCGCTGGGGACACATGGCCTCCAAATGTTATTCATGATTGTCTCTGGATGGAGTAATGGAGGAGgatgtttctttgtctttttgtgtgtgtctttctcattttttcaaacattctacaaagaagtaaaaagattaaaataaagctAAACCAATTTCCACCACTCCCATTAtgctcacatttctttttctcaaattttgctttttcagCTTGATGTGCTTCGGACCTGTAAGCTACCAGTGTCTATAAATTGAGGACTATTGTAGACTTTTtgtgtttccttcattttctctttcaccaGGAGGTCATGAAGGACTTCTTGGAGAAGAGAGATAAGGGACAGCTTCTCATACAGAGAAACAGGAGACTCAAAGAGAATCTTTTGAGACcggtaattttaaatttaagcaCTGTTTTCAAAATTCTATCGAATTAAGTGTGAATGTATGTTAAGCAAGCAAACGTTCCATAAATGAAttatcatttggaaaatactggtttttttccctttagatcTGAAAACCACAATGTTTAAAATTCCCTAAGATTTTAGAAACATAGGAGAAATCTGCTCTTAATTATGTTTACCCGCATTttccaaaatcagaaatgagCGGATCAGTACAGGAATCTGTAAAACGCCCCTTAGTTGGTGCTCAAGACATTTCCAGGaagtttgaataaattaatagTGGAGTCAGCTCGTGTGATTTCCTTACTTCGTTTGGGATTTTGGGGGGACTTTGGCAAAGTGGGAGGGGGTTGGcagcaggaaaaggaagaaaatgaaggactTGAGGGAACCTGAGTTATCACAAGTCATCCGAATGCTATGACCCCTCTTGAAATGGGTCCTTGACAGTGAAGGAAAGAAGGTGCATCTGGCAGGGGTCTCTGCACTGGCTGATGAGGACATGCATGGTTGGTTTGAAAAACTATTTAAATTGTAGATGCAGCTTTCCATAACTGAGGATGGATACGTTCACTGTGGCGACAAAGTGATGCTTGTGAATCCTGACTACCCTGAGACAGAAGCTGATCTGTTTTTGGGCGGGGACCTGAGCCTGGGCATGACTCCGGATGAAATTAAAGCCCACCTGAGTGACGACTTAGAGGTGCCCTGTGGCCTGAGCGCAGCTCCAACCAAGATCCCCGTTGGCAGAAACACTTTTATCATTTTGAGGTAGAGAAACTTCAATTTTCAGCTCACGTTTATCATAAATATGTTTTCACTCAGAGCTTCAGGAAGCCCTGGGACTAGAGCCGTGCTGTCTGGAGGTAAAGGTGATAGGAGAGGGTCTGTGCTGGTCCCGTCTTGCCGTCTCCCCCGGGGATTACTGTTGGGGGGGCCTTTACACGCCCTTCACCTTGAACATCAGGATCACTGCTAATTTGTGTTCAGTTATAAATGCTTCATTCAAAAGTATTGGATCTAGGAAACTAAAATCATATTCTGCCTAGAAGCTGGGTTTTCCTAATAACATCTGCGGATGCTTTGAGCTCATTTGAGTGTTTTCGGTGTGCTTAATGTTGCtatttttagaacaaaaatagTTCTGTGCAAGGGGGCACTTGCACCGGgatttgttattttataattaattatttaccAAAAATGTAGTTGAGATCTTGAAATAGGCAACTAAATCCTTAGAGAACAGATACATAATGACAATGAAAAAGTATTGCTTTTACTTTGTTAATTAAATAATGATAGCAATGTTCAGATGACAAGAATATAGCCAGTcctttaagtctttatttttttaaagattttatttatttgtcagagagacagagcgagcacaaggaaggggagcggtgggcagaggcagagggagaagcaggatccccactgagcaaggaacccgaaggggggcttgatcccaggaccccgggatcatgacctgagctgaaggcaggcgcttagccacctgggccacccaggcgtccctcctttaagtctttaatttagAGTTCCTTCGAATACTGATAGTTTATGTCAAGACAAATAAAAGTTGACCACAACATCTGTGTCCTGGAGGATTAGGAGGGAAGACTGTATTAAGTGTATACACCTAATTAGGTGTGGCTCTTTATCAAGATGTCCACACACCCGACCGGAATCCCTCAGTGGAGGATAGCATGACGTGCTCACAAAGAGGGGATGCTCCGCACGCTGGCTGTGGGAGGAGACAGGGACAGGGTGCTAGCTGGATTTGAAAACCCAAAGAAAGgaccattttgaaaatgtttagcCACTTAACCAGTTAATGTGTGTGAATATACATTATCAAGAAAACTGATGATAAACAAAATTGCCTATGCGAACAAATAGAATGTAGAACGATTCTAATGGAGTTGACATGGTGCTTACTCTTCACTGACAGTGCAGACAGAAGTGCCGCGGGTCAAGTCCTTAGATATGGACAGAACTTCTGCCTTGCCATAACGGGAGGATTTGAAGACAGAATGGTGAGTCATCACGGTGCATGGCGGTTTGGGGCCAGGAGTTTTTGTTTCCATGTGGGCTCATGGCCACCTAGGGAAGCGGACCAAGGACTCTGCAGGTGCGTGCTCCGCCTCTGGCTTCTCGAGCCCCTGCCCGCGGCTCTCGGGCCACTTCTTTCCTTCTAGCTTTTCGAATGACAAAAATATACCCTTAGATGCTAAGGAGTAAGGGAGAAAAATCTGCAATGCAGCTGACAGAAAGCAAAACTTTATGCCACCTTCATCTGTAAGTTAATGGTTGGATTAATTAATCATCATCTTACAGGGGCCAATGTCCCCAATGCTAGCAAGGTATGTTACCCgataactactttttttttttttttaacttgatctttttctttcccttgcggATTAGGAGGGTCACAGAACCAGATAAATTTGTGTCTAACTCTAGCTGAGATGTCTCTCTATGGGGTGGGACCTCAGAtaagtcatttaacttttttgagtctttctcatctataaaatggggattattaTACCTTACTACATgccatatctatctatctatctatcatctatctatctatctatcatctattcaCTTAATCATCGAAACAAGTCTTTGAGCTAGGGACTATTTTACCCCAAttttactgatggggaaactgaggcacgaggTCAGGTGATTTTGCCCCAAGTCGCTCAGCTATCGAGTGCAGGATGGGTACCACTTACCATTTCTCACTGAATCAAAGCTTGAGGTAACATTATTACCTTTTATGCCACCAAGACAAATCAGCGTTGCCAATCAAACCCCTACACACCATAGGTGGTAAGCGCAGCCTgattttaaatgtagaaattacagaaaatacCATATTGTTGAAAGAGGGGGAGTAAATCACTGTTGTGTTATCCAGAGATCAGCACTACTAAcattttggcttattttcttttacactcttattttcccaaaatagatttaaaatacagGGAAAGTTACAAGCACTGTAACATGCAGATACaccatttctggtctctctatctctctctctttctccaccccccctccttttctcttccccccAATACTGTCCTTAACTCTCCCGTCTTTGTCTCCTATAAATCATCTGTCCTCTGTCCCTGTACTTACTTGTGTTTATGTATCTGCTCTTCCATAGATTATAACATATCATCATTTTGTTGGTGATATTTCCACCCATTTTGCTacttagcttttattatttttatttttttggctacTTGGCTTTTAAAGCATAGTTGTGCTAATACATTTTTGAGTAAAATGTATCCGTGTTTTCCTTCGTAATTCCTTCCATTGCTCAGTGCCCTATAAAGTCTGCTCCAGAGATACCATAAAAAGAAGAACTTGTATCAACTTCTCGGTGTCTGAAGTTTAACTTCTGCTCCTGTTTGTTCTTTATCTGCTTGAGATTTATTTTGATGCAGGGTTCCGAGGCAGACATGCGATTTCCCCCAAATGACTAATCAGctgcatttgggttatttcttgAATAAGTGTTCCTTCCCTCACTGACACACGATGCCCCGCTTACCATCACTGTACACACTGCATGCTGTCTCTGGGCTTCCTATTTTAGCCCTTTCAACTcaaattgtgtatttttattcTAGAATTATACTTtacaatataataatatattttgacaGCTCATTCGGCTAGTTCTCTCTCATGACACTTCTTTGAATTGAATTAGGAATTAACCTCTCAGttaaatgcaattatttttgcaaatccctctgcccctgtggggaaaaaaatgcatgtggCATTTTGATTGGCACTGGAAAATTATGTAAATTCACGTATTTAGTGCTTTACGACACTTCTTTTTCTGAGATGTCTcgccatttactcatttattctttctagttttgtggttttcttcCCATGGATTTGACACTGATCTCGTTAAGGTTGTTCCCACGGTATCTTCCATTGTGGATGCCCCTTGTAGGGAGGCCCTTAGTCAGTTGCAACAAAAATATAAGAACGCCAATGATGTTCAGACTCACCTCTGATGAAATCCCTCACTCTTATTATTTCTAATGGTTTTCCAGTTGATTTTCTTATGACTTCCCGTAGACGGTGCTTTCATTCTCAAGGGATGACGATTCAATCTCTTCTCAAATTCTCTTATTTCCGTTCCTCAACTTTGAATTAGCATGTGTTTCCGGGGCAGTCactaaaaaaaatctgggaataCCGGCCTTCTAGACTTGTTCctgattcattattatttttctttacattaacAAAGCAGCGTTTGTGGTTTGAGGTAGATGCTCTTTGCCATTTGAAGTCTGGGTTTTCCAGTTGCTCTGGATCTCCCCGACATTTCCCCGATCACCGAGAGTCAAGCCTAAGTGTGTCTTGGGCCTGTCCCGCTTCCCTGCCTGTGTCCAGCTCATGGTCATGCCCATGGGTCTCCCTTCATAGGGCTCTTGGGCCCGTCTTTTCGTCCCCAATGCCAGGACCTCAGTCCAGGTCCCCATGGGTTCACCTCTCTTGTCTGTCCTGACTTCAGACCATGGTAGATGCACGCTGCCAGATTGATCCTCTAGGAGCTCAGTTTGGTTAGTGCTGCTATTCACGGTGGTATTTAAGACCCTCTGTGATGTGTCCCCGCCATCCCTGTCCACGTGCAGCCAGCCCCTCGGGCTCCCAGCACCACACTGCCTCCTCCTCGGAGCCTCTCCTGCGCCCCTGGGCAAGCATCTGTCCTCACCTGTGCCTGCCTGCCGCCCTTCCCCCCTCTGCTGGCCAGTCATACCTCACAGGTGTTTACAGGTGCTTCCAGTCCCATCCTCCGTCACTCTCCTGCCTGTGAGGAAAAGCCTTGAAGAGAGTAACTCATTTCTGCCTTCCCCATAGCGAGCGCCTCATGGCACAGCTTTGCACGTGAAAACCTGCAGAAACAGGCAAAAACAGCCTCCAGCTTCAGGGTGAAGGGTCAATCAGTAAAGAACTAACAAGCAACTAACGTTTCCGACTTTTCTGCAGGAT
Encoded proteins:
- the CFAP161 gene encoding cilia- and flagella-associated protein 161, whose protein sequence is MAQNLYGPRVRMGNWNEDIYLEEEVMKDFLEKRDKGQLLIQRNRRLKENLLRPMQLSITEDGYVHCGDKVMLVNPDYPETEADLFLGGDLSLGMTPDEIKAHLSDDLEVPCGLSAAPTKIPVGRNTFIILSADRSAAGQVLRYGQNFCLAITGGFEDRMLYLSSDHRTLLKSSKRSWLQEVYLTDEPSYLNCWQAAFPDPQLRLEYEGFPVPANAKVLISHCHTNRGLAAHRHLFLSTYFGKEVEVAAHTHLDSHRVEKPRNHWMLVTGNPRKDSSTMLDVVPKPLAEDARALERDTRAPEQGADPGAQ